The following proteins are co-located in the Marinomonas profundi genome:
- the sdhD gene encoding succinate dehydrogenase, hydrophobic membrane anchor protein, translating into MVTQITSFGRSGLYDWMMQRVSAVVLSLYTVFIIGYLLLNPDLTYDQWSALFEATWMRIFSLMVLLSIGMHSWIGLWSISTDYIKATGARFFFQSLCGLVMFIYIVWGVQVLWGL; encoded by the coding sequence ATGGTAACTCAGATTACAAGTTTTGGGCGCTCAGGCCTTTATGACTGGATGATGCAGCGAGTTTCTGCTGTTGTCTTGTCTTTATACACGGTTTTTATTATCGGTTACTTGCTACTCAATCCTGATCTTACATACGATCAGTGGAGCGCTTTATTTGAAGCAACATGGATGCGCATCTTTAGCTTGATGGTGCTTCTGTCTATCGGTATGCATTCTTGGATTGGCTTGTGGTCTATTTCTACTGACTATATTAAAGCCACCGGTGCACGTTTCTTCTTTCAATCTCTATGCGGCCTTGTAATGTTTATTTACATCGTGTGGGGTGTTCAGGTTCTTTGGGGGCTATAA
- the sdhC gene encoding succinate dehydrogenase, cytochrome b556 subunit: protein MNKKRPVNLDISTISMPVTAIVSILHRITGIILFVGLAFLFYAFDLSLESQEGFDQVVNALQTNFLVKFVIWGVVSALMYHFVAGVKHLFMDMGCFEELESGRNAAIANIVIAVVLIVLAGVWIW, encoded by the coding sequence GTGAATAAAAAAAGACCAGTCAACCTTGATATTTCAACAATATCGATGCCCGTCACAGCAATTGTATCTATCCTTCACCGCATAACAGGAATTATCCTTTTTGTAGGATTGGCTTTCTTGTTTTATGCCTTTGACCTTTCTTTAGAGTCGCAAGAAGGTTTTGATCAAGTCGTTAACGCATTGCAAACGAACTTTTTAGTGAAGTTTGTTATTTGGGGTGTGGTTTCTGCTTTGATGTACCATTTCGTAGCGGGTGTTAAGCATTTGTTTATGGATATGGGGTGCTTTGAAGAATTAGAAAGTGGGCGTAATGCAGCCATTGCAAATATCGTCATTGCGGTTGTTCTTATCGTGTTAGCAGGAGTATGGATATGGTAA
- a CDS encoding DUF3108 domain-containing protein, producing MRAGKIQKRLMAVFVVIFISTPMLSFSSSAPQDTFLQPYSAVYSTVWKKGIRLKVEGKQTLSKQDNNLWKFVFSADSMIASLSESSIFHVENHQIIPSRYEYKSTVLGKKRAATLTFDWDKNLVRNDIKDKPWNLTINPTTLDKLSIQLQIRQDLKLGKNKFDYQIADGGYVKNWQFKREKMETINTKLGRVSAIKIIRTDNLEKDKKTSFWFVPKYDYLLVKLEHKEDGESYQLDIESMTQS from the coding sequence ATGAGAGCTGGTAAAATCCAAAAGCGTTTAATGGCTGTTTTTGTGGTGATTTTTATAAGTACTCCCATGCTTTCTTTTTCTTCCAGCGCACCACAAGACACCTTCTTGCAACCTTACTCTGCGGTTTACAGCACGGTGTGGAAAAAAGGCATCCGTTTAAAAGTCGAAGGCAAACAGACTCTTTCAAAACAAGACAACAATCTTTGGAAGTTTGTTTTTTCGGCTGATAGCATGATTGCCTCTCTGAGCGAATCCTCTATTTTCCATGTCGAAAACCATCAAATCATCCCTTCTCGATACGAATATAAAAGCACCGTTCTCGGCAAAAAAAGAGCCGCCACACTCACCTTCGACTGGGATAAAAATCTGGTCCGTAATGATATAAAAGACAAGCCTTGGAATCTTACTATTAATCCAACGACATTGGACAAACTGTCGATTCAGCTGCAAATAAGACAAGATCTAAAACTGGGCAAGAATAAATTTGACTATCAAATTGCCGATGGCGGGTATGTTAAAAACTGGCAGTTCAAACGCGAAAAAATGGAAACCATTAACACCAAGCTGGGCCGAGTTTCCGCGATCAAAATCATTCGTACGGACAATTTAGAGAAAGACAAAAAAACCTCATTTTGGTTTGTACCAAAATATGATTATCTACTGGTCAAACTTGAACACAAAGAAGACGGAGAGTCTTACCAGCTTGATATTGAATCAATGACGCAAAGTTAA
- a CDS encoding succinate dehydrogenase iron-sulfur subunit, whose protein sequence is MLVSIYRYNPEKDDAPYMQDYEIELPEGKDLMVLDVLNLLKAQDPSISYRRSCREGVCGSDGMNMSGKNGLACITPVSEAVKKGKLVLRPLPGLPVVRDLVVDMGQFYKQYEKIRPYLLNDTPAPAIERLQSPEEREKLDGLYECILCACCSTACPSFWWNPDKFVGPSGLLQAYRFLADSRDTATQERLSDLDDPFSVFRCHGIMNCVNVCPKGLNPTKAIGNIRTMLLQRAT, encoded by the coding sequence ATGTTGGTTAGTATTTATCGCTACAATCCTGAGAAGGACGACGCTCCTTACATGCAGGATTATGAAATTGAGTTGCCAGAAGGTAAAGACTTGATGGTGCTTGATGTGTTGAACTTATTGAAGGCTCAAGACCCTAGTATTTCGTACCGTCGCTCATGCCGTGAAGGCGTGTGTGGTTCCGATGGTATGAATATGTCTGGTAAGAATGGTTTGGCGTGTATTACACCGGTTTCTGAAGCGGTTAAAAAAGGTAAGTTGGTATTGCGTCCACTGCCTGGTTTGCCTGTGGTTCGTGACCTTGTGGTGGATATGGGGCAATTCTATAAGCAGTACGAAAAAATTCGTCCTTATTTGCTTAATGATACACCGGCACCAGCCATTGAACGCTTGCAAAGCCCTGAAGAGCGTGAAAAGCTTGACGGCCTTTATGAATGTATCTTGTGTGCTTGCTGTTCAACGGCTTGCCCGTCTTTCTGGTGGAACCCAGATAAGTTTGTTGGGCCATCTGGCTTATTGCAGGCTTATCGCTTTTTAGCAGACAGCCGAGATACAGCCACACAAGAGCGTCTAAGTGATTTAGATGATCCGTTCAGTGTGTTCCGTTGCCACGGTATCATGAACTGTGTAAATGTTTGTCCTAAAGGGTTAAATCCGACTAAGGCCATTGGTAATATTCGTACGATGCTTTTGCAGAGAGCGACCTAA
- a CDS encoding glycosyl transferase family protein, which produces MMICMSNDFTNYVKILGRGKKGARSLTVTEAEHAMSLMLAGKVAPEQSGAFWMLIRIREETVEETVGFTKATRAYLSKKQPLGIKVDLDWPAYAGKRNELPWFLLAALALSNTGVKIVMHGHTFEGENRWYVEHAISQLGLAVCQSREDVKRALETTNFAYLPLAKVDPMLGGMMNLKYVLGLRSPVNTVVRMMNPFFADHSVHGVFHRGYDQLHLAACEQLGDASVLVFRGGNGEAEVNPERDVTLGKWQHGMASWSDWPKAEKEHKRLKDNLDLSRLTDHWRGDQLDQFGEQAVRQTIASVAGLLYGVASHEDCLVLADDIWAKRDRAYFDSVA; this is translated from the coding sequence ATGATGATTTGCATGAGTAATGACTTCACGAATTATGTGAAAATCTTAGGGCGAGGCAAAAAAGGCGCGCGCAGTTTAACCGTAACAGAAGCGGAACATGCGATGAGCTTGATGTTGGCTGGCAAGGTAGCGCCAGAGCAATCGGGGGCTTTCTGGATGCTGATTCGCATACGAGAAGAGACGGTAGAGGAAACGGTGGGTTTTACCAAAGCGACTAGGGCGTATTTGTCAAAAAAACAGCCACTGGGCATAAAAGTCGATTTGGATTGGCCTGCTTATGCGGGTAAGCGCAATGAATTGCCTTGGTTTTTACTCGCGGCGTTGGCATTGAGCAACACCGGCGTGAAGATTGTCATGCACGGGCATACCTTTGAAGGGGAAAATAGATGGTATGTGGAGCATGCGATCAGTCAGTTGGGCTTGGCCGTTTGTCAATCGAGAGAAGACGTAAAACGCGCGCTCGAAACAACGAATTTTGCCTATTTGCCTCTGGCAAAAGTAGACCCTATGCTGGGGGGCATGATGAACCTTAAATATGTATTGGGGTTGCGTTCGCCGGTGAATACTGTGGTGCGTATGATGAATCCTTTTTTTGCGGATCACAGTGTGCACGGTGTGTTTCATCGTGGTTATGATCAGTTGCACCTGGCGGCTTGTGAACAATTAGGCGATGCGTCTGTGTTGGTGTTTCGGGGTGGTAATGGCGAGGCAGAAGTGAACCCAGAGCGAGATGTCACCTTGGGTAAATGGCAGCACGGCATGGCGAGCTGGTCTGATTGGCCCAAGGCGGAAAAAGAGCATAAACGCCTCAAAGACAATTTAGATTTGTCGCGTTTGACGGATCATTGGCGTGGCGATCAGCTTGATCAATTTGGTGAGCAAGCGGTGCGACAAACCATTGCCTCGGTTGCTGGACTGCTTTATGGTGTCGCCTCTCATGAGGACTGTCTTGTTCTGGCGGATGATATTTGGGCCAAGCGCGACAGGGCCTATTTTGATTCTGTTGCTTAA
- a CDS encoding DUF2066 domain-containing protein has protein sequence MNSRIFLLLISVFCVSVANAVPVKGLYSAEINLPVTSSESQMLNEAFGLAAEEVLIKVSGNKAAISGDLVEQAKKQSPNWVAQHSVASLSELIPSSNGLVPGRQVRVSFYQASIDLFLSQQNLPVWGDNRPSVLVWLVNENNGVRSLSGSRETSEVLNKFALSANQAGVPIYAPLLDSVDKSAITASEVWGFFEDRIANASKRYQTDSVAALSISNYAGHLEGRLLVLLKEGETEQFTLNADTLDGVIDQASANLASVFSSRYASVRNRNSSSQLSLQIVGVTAYDIMNKVQSYLESISVVRDVILVRVEGDKIEFSVEIDGDKQKLFNSISLSRLLIDAPLNALDPDANRVASYQYSGVN, from the coding sequence ATGAATTCTCGTATATTTTTACTACTTATTAGTGTTTTTTGTGTTTCTGTCGCCAATGCGGTTCCGGTCAAGGGGCTTTATAGTGCAGAAATTAACCTGCCAGTCACATCATCTGAGTCGCAGATGTTGAATGAGGCATTTGGTTTGGCCGCTGAAGAGGTTCTGATTAAAGTGTCGGGCAATAAAGCGGCGATATCGGGTGACCTTGTAGAGCAGGCCAAAAAACAGTCGCCTAATTGGGTTGCTCAACATTCCGTTGCATCACTTAGTGAGTTAATCCCCTCTAGTAACGGTCTGGTTCCTGGTAGACAGGTTCGGGTGAGCTTTTATCAGGCATCGATTGATTTGTTTTTGTCTCAACAGAACTTGCCTGTATGGGGGGATAACCGGCCTTCGGTGTTGGTTTGGTTGGTGAATGAAAACAATGGTGTCAGGAGTTTATCTGGCTCACGAGAGACGTCTGAGGTGTTGAATAAATTTGCTTTGTCTGCAAATCAAGCAGGGGTGCCCATATACGCGCCATTGCTAGACAGTGTTGATAAAAGTGCGATTACCGCCTCTGAAGTGTGGGGCTTTTTTGAAGATCGTATTGCGAATGCCAGTAAACGTTATCAGACCGATTCTGTTGCTGCATTGAGCATAAGTAATTACGCCGGTCACCTAGAGGGGCGTTTGTTGGTGTTGCTCAAAGAGGGTGAGACAGAGCAATTTACGCTAAACGCAGACACGCTGGATGGCGTGATTGATCAAGCGAGCGCGAACCTAGCGAGCGTTTTTTCGTCTAGATATGCTTCTGTACGCAACCGCAATTCATCAAGCCAATTGAGCTTGCAAATTGTGGGCGTGACAGCGTATGACATCATGAATAAAGTGCAGTCTTATTTGGAAAGCATTAGCGTGGTACGAGATGTGATCTTGGTTCGCGTTGAAGGCGACAAAATAGAGTTTTCTGTTGAGATTGATGGTGATAAGCAAAAGTTATTTAACAGTATTTCCCTCAGTCGTCTGCTGATTGATGCGCCATTAAATGCTCTAGATCCTGACGCGAATCGGGTGGCATCTTATCAATATAGTGGGGTGAACTAA
- the mobA gene encoding molybdenum cofactor guanylyltransferase — protein sequence MIFTSLSAAILAGGKAERMLGQDKGLLLYQDKPMVLWISSALRGVVDEVFINANRNLEHYAEFGYEVILDGLDYQGKGPLSGLFTCLAFAKTSHLLVSPCDTPRISSEAFARLKQASQSRPETIHYLSAASGIHPLHAILPTASALAALKHFFDKEQGCSVMAFYEAFGCQSVIWEDDAALLNVNTSKQLK from the coding sequence ATGATATTTACATCGTTATCTGCTGCGATTTTGGCCGGCGGTAAGGCTGAGCGTATGTTAGGGCAAGATAAAGGGCTGCTGTTGTATCAGGACAAGCCCATGGTGCTGTGGATAAGCTCTGCCTTGCGCGGTGTCGTTGATGAGGTGTTTATTAATGCCAATCGAAATCTTGAGCACTATGCCGAATTTGGCTACGAAGTGATCCTTGATGGTCTGGATTATCAAGGAAAAGGGCCATTGTCTGGGTTATTTACTTGTTTGGCCTTTGCAAAAACGTCTCACTTGTTGGTGTCGCCTTGCGATACGCCGCGTATTAGCAGCGAGGCTTTTGCAAGGCTGAAACAGGCCAGTCAATCACGTCCGGAAACAATTCATTATTTAAGCGCCGCTTCGGGTATTCATCCCTTGCATGCGATATTACCAACAGCGTCTGCATTGGCGGCGCTCAAGCACTTTTTTGATAAAGAGCAAGGCTGCAGTGTTATGGCTTTTTATGAGGCTTTTGGTTGTCAATCGGTGATTTGGGAGGATGACGCTGCGTTGTTGAATGTCAATACAAGCAAACAGCTAAAGTGA
- the gltA gene encoding citrate synthase yields the protein MADKKALLTVDGIDKTIELPVLSGTLGTDVIDVRGLGANGVFTYDPGFMSTGSCESAITYIDGDAGILLHRGYPIAQLAEHSDYLETCYLLLYGELPDKTQKAEFEETVGKHTMVNQSMHKFIEGFRNDAHPMAIMCGLVGALSAFYQDHMDINNPKHREIAAFRLISKMPTLASICYKYSKDQPVMYPRNDLSYAENFLYMMFATPCEDYVVNPVFAKAMDRIFILHADHEQNASTSTVRLAGSSGANPFACIAAGIATLWGPAHGGANEAVLTMLEEIGDVENIDEYIAKAKDKNDPFRLMGFGHRVYKNFDPRAKVMRETCDQVLAELGQSDDPLLKIAKRLEQIALEDPYFVERKLYPNVDFYSGIIMKAIGIPTSMFTVIFAMARTSGWISHWNEMISGPYKIGRPRQLYVGKPERDYPSKK from the coding sequence ATGGCTGATAAAAAAGCGCTACTCACAGTGGATGGGATCGATAAAACCATCGAACTTCCCGTTCTTTCAGGTACCTTAGGCACCGACGTTATCGACGTTCGTGGTTTAGGTGCTAACGGTGTATTCACCTATGACCCAGGATTTATGTCTACCGGCTCTTGTGAATCCGCTATTACTTATATAGATGGGGACGCAGGAATCCTTCTGCACAGGGGCTACCCTATTGCCCAGCTGGCAGAGCATTCAGACTACTTAGAAACCTGCTACCTGTTGCTCTATGGGGAACTTCCCGATAAAACGCAAAAAGCAGAATTTGAAGAAACGGTTGGCAAACACACCATGGTGAACCAATCGATGCACAAATTCATCGAAGGCTTTCGCAATGATGCCCACCCAATGGCCATCATGTGTGGTTTAGTGGGTGCCTTGTCGGCTTTTTACCAAGACCACATGGACATTAACAATCCTAAGCATCGTGAAATTGCAGCTTTTCGCTTGATTTCAAAAATGCCAACCTTGGCTTCGATTTGCTACAAGTACTCTAAAGATCAGCCTGTTATGTACCCACGTAACGACTTATCTTATGCGGAAAACTTTCTTTACATGATGTTTGCAACACCTTGTGAAGACTACGTTGTTAACCCTGTTTTCGCCAAAGCAATGGATAGAATCTTTATCCTTCACGCCGATCACGAGCAAAACGCCTCAACGTCTACCGTGCGCTTAGCTGGCTCTTCTGGCGCCAACCCGTTTGCCTGTATTGCAGCGGGGATTGCAACACTTTGGGGGCCTGCTCACGGTGGTGCCAACGAAGCGGTACTAACCATGCTTGAAGAAATTGGCGACGTCGAAAATATCGACGAATACATTGCAAAAGCAAAAGACAAAAACGATCCATTTAGATTGATGGGCTTTGGTCACCGAGTGTATAAAAACTTTGACCCTCGCGCTAAAGTAATGCGTGAAACCTGTGATCAAGTATTGGCAGAACTGGGCCAATCAGATGACCCATTGTTAAAAATTGCCAAACGTCTTGAGCAAATCGCCTTAGAAGACCCTTACTTCGTCGAGCGCAAGCTTTATCCGAACGTAGACTTCTACTCTGGCATTATCATGAAAGCAATTGGTATTCCAACCAGTATGTTCACGGTGATTTTCGCCATGGCTCGTACCAGTGGTTGGATTTCCCATTGGAACGAAATGATCAGTGGACCTTATAAAATTGGCCGTCCTCGTCAGCTTTATGTGGGCAAACCTGAGCGCGATTACCCAAGCAAAAAGTAA
- the sdhA gene encoding succinate dehydrogenase flavoprotein subunit: MANIRTISFDAIVIGGGGAGMRAALQLTESGLNTACVTKVFPTRSHTVSAQGGITCAIASDDPNDDWRWHMYDTVKGSDYIGDQDAIEYMCSVGPQAVFELEHMGLPFSRTEQGRIYQRPFGGQSKDFGKGGQAARTCAAADRTGHALLHTLYQGNLKGGTTFFNEWYATDLVKNNEDAVVGVIAICIESGETVYLKAKATVIATGGAGRIFQSTTNAHINTGDGVGMALRAGFPMQDMEMWQFHPTGIYGAGTLVTEGCRGEGGYLINKDGERFMERYAPNAKDLAGRDVVARSMVLEILEGRGCGPDGDHVLLKLDHLGEETLNKRLPGILELSRTFAHVDPVKEPIPVVPTCHYMMGGIPTNIGGQALKQNTAGEDSVIDGLYACGEAACVSVHGANRLGGNSLLDLVVFGRAVGLQVKKSLDEGFESLDADDTNVEKALLRLNRLNNTTGGESVAAVRADLQRVMQLYFGVFRDGEAMQKGLAQLKDIRARVENLHLEDKSQAFNTARIEALELENLLEVAEATAIPAEFRKESRGAHARNDFTERDDENWLKHSLFHPADKRVTKRDVNFAPKTMEAFPPKIRSY, encoded by the coding sequence ATGGCAAATATCCGTACGATTTCTTTTGATGCCATTGTTATCGGTGGTGGTGGCGCTGGTATGCGTGCTGCGCTTCAGTTGACTGAGTCTGGTTTGAATACTGCATGTGTTACGAAAGTATTTCCGACCCGTTCTCACACTGTGTCTGCTCAAGGCGGTATTACTTGCGCTATTGCAAGTGATGATCCAAATGATGATTGGCGCTGGCACATGTACGACACGGTTAAAGGGTCGGATTATATTGGTGACCAAGACGCGATTGAATACATGTGTTCTGTTGGCCCTCAAGCCGTTTTTGAACTTGAGCATATGGGCTTGCCGTTTTCTCGTACCGAGCAGGGCCGTATTTACCAGCGTCCATTTGGTGGACAGTCTAAAGACTTTGGTAAAGGTGGTCAGGCCGCTCGTACTTGTGCCGCAGCTGACCGAACAGGTCACGCTCTGCTACACACGCTTTATCAAGGTAACCTTAAAGGCGGCACCACTTTCTTTAATGAGTGGTACGCAACGGATCTGGTGAAGAACAATGAAGATGCGGTGGTGGGTGTTATCGCAATCTGTATCGAAAGCGGTGAAACAGTTTACCTTAAAGCTAAGGCAACCGTGATTGCTACGGGTGGCGCAGGTCGTATTTTCCAATCAACTACCAATGCTCACATCAATACTGGCGACGGTGTTGGTATGGCGTTGCGCGCTGGTTTTCCGATGCAAGATATGGAAATGTGGCAATTTCACCCAACGGGTATCTACGGTGCGGGTACGCTCGTAACGGAAGGTTGTCGTGGTGAAGGTGGTTATCTGATAAACAAAGACGGCGAGCGCTTTATGGAGCGTTATGCCCCTAACGCGAAAGACCTTGCGGGTCGTGACGTGGTTGCTCGTTCAATGGTTCTTGAGATATTGGAAGGTCGCGGTTGTGGCCCTGATGGCGACCACGTATTGCTTAAATTGGATCACTTGGGTGAAGAGACGTTAAACAAGCGTCTGCCTGGTATTCTTGAGCTTTCACGTACTTTTGCACACGTTGACCCAGTAAAAGAGCCGATTCCGGTTGTGCCAACTTGTCATTATATGATGGGCGGCATTCCAACCAATATTGGTGGTCAAGCGCTTAAGCAAAACACAGCGGGTGAAGACAGCGTTATCGATGGCTTGTATGCCTGTGGCGAAGCGGCTTGTGTGTCTGTACACGGAGCTAACCGCCTTGGTGGTAACTCATTGCTTGACTTGGTTGTGTTTGGTCGTGCCGTTGGTTTGCAAGTTAAAAAATCATTGGATGAAGGTTTTGAGTCATTGGATGCCGATGACACCAATGTTGAGAAGGCGCTGTTGCGTTTGAATCGCCTTAATAACACGACAGGTGGTGAGAGTGTGGCTGCTGTCCGTGCTGATCTACAGCGTGTTATGCAGCTTTACTTTGGTGTGTTCCGCGATGGCGAGGCAATGCAAAAAGGTTTGGCGCAGCTGAAAGATATTCGTGCTCGCGTTGAGAACTTGCATCTTGAAGATAAGAGTCAGGCGTTTAACACGGCTCGTATCGAAGCACTTGAGCTTGAGAATCTATTAGAGGTTGCTGAAGCGACAGCCATTCCGGCTGAATTCCGCAAAGAAAGTCGTGGTGCTCACGCCCGTAATGACTTTACTGAACGTGACGATGAAAACTGGTTGAAACATTCTTTGTTCCACCCAGCGGATAAGAGAGTGACCAAGCGTGATGTAAACTTTGCGCCAAAAACAATGGAAGCTTTCCCACCTAAGATTCGTTCATACTAA
- the purM gene encoding phosphoribosylformylglycinamidine cyclo-ligase, translated as MTKSDKPSISYKDAGVDINAGNQLVERIKGVSKKTRRPEVMGGLGGFGALTRLPTKYKNPILVSGTDGVGTKLRLAMDLNQHDTIGIDLVAMCVNDLVVAGAEPLLFLDYYATGKLDIDVAANVVTGIGEGCLQAGCALVGGETAEMPGMYHDGDYDLAGFCVGVVEEENIIDGSNVKAGDILIALGSSGPHSNGYSLIRKILEVSKADLNQDIDGVALKDALMEPTRIYVKPILKLMETISVNALAHITGGGLLENIPRVLPESAAARIDATSWKRPAVFDWLQEQGNVEQEEMYRVLNCGVGMVLSIDAEKADDALAILKAEGENAWIIGDVCPRNGGKEVLISDLEAQA; from the coding sequence ATGACCAAGTCGGATAAACCATCGATTAGTTATAAAGACGCAGGCGTAGATATCAACGCAGGCAATCAACTTGTTGAACGCATCAAAGGCGTAAGCAAAAAAACTCGTCGCCCTGAAGTAATGGGTGGTCTGGGTGGATTTGGCGCGTTGACACGCCTTCCAACAAAATACAAAAACCCCATTCTTGTTTCCGGCACAGACGGTGTTGGCACCAAGCTTCGCCTAGCGATGGACCTTAACCAACACGACACCATTGGCATTGACCTCGTCGCTATGTGCGTCAATGATTTGGTCGTTGCGGGCGCAGAACCGCTACTTTTCCTTGATTACTATGCGACGGGCAAACTGGATATTGATGTGGCGGCCAATGTTGTCACAGGCATAGGTGAAGGCTGCCTACAAGCAGGCTGCGCACTGGTTGGCGGAGAAACCGCCGAAATGCCAGGCATGTACCATGATGGTGACTATGACCTAGCGGGTTTTTGCGTTGGCGTCGTAGAAGAAGAAAACATTATTGACGGCAGCAACGTAAAAGCGGGCGACATCTTAATTGCACTAGGCTCATCAGGCCCTCATTCCAATGGTTACTCCCTGATTCGTAAAATCCTTGAAGTCAGCAAAGCCGATTTGAATCAAGACATCGACGGTGTTGCGCTAAAAGACGCATTAATGGAACCGACTCGTATTTACGTTAAACCCATTCTTAAACTGATGGAAACAATTTCTGTCAATGCCTTGGCTCATATTACGGGTGGCGGCTTGCTTGAGAACATTCCTCGTGTGCTTCCTGAAAGCGCCGCCGCACGCATTGATGCGACAAGCTGGAAACGCCCCGCTGTGTTTGATTGGTTGCAAGAACAAGGAAACGTTGAGCAAGAAGAAATGTACCGTGTATTAAACTGCGGTGTGGGTATGGTACTTTCTATTGATGCAGAAAAAGCAGATGACGCCCTCGCTATTCTAAAAGCCGAAGGTGAAAATGCTTGGATTATCGGTGATGTTTGCCCACGCAATGGCGGAAAAGAGGTATTAATCTCTGATCTAGAGGCGCAGGCATGA
- the purN gene encoding phosphoribosylglycinamide formyltransferase has protein sequence MSFPIVVLISGSGSNLQALIDQSLQGQLDINICAVISNKADVYGLERAKVAGIPTHTLNHKSFDSREAFDNELQKLIDQYQPKLVVLAGFMRILTDTFAQHYEGRMLNIHPSLLPKYKGLNTHQRAIDANEKEHGVSVHFVSPELDAGAVILQASTAITKEDTAESLANKVHALEHVIYPLAIKWFSEDRLTFHHGKAFFEQSELAESGILYSKALT, from the coding sequence ATGAGTTTTCCGATCGTTGTCTTAATTTCTGGCAGCGGCAGCAACTTGCAAGCTTTGATTGACCAAAGCTTGCAAGGACAACTCGACATTAACATCTGCGCGGTTATCAGCAACAAAGCCGACGTTTATGGACTAGAACGCGCCAAGGTAGCGGGTATACCAACGCACACCCTTAACCATAAGTCGTTTGATAGTCGCGAAGCATTTGATAACGAGCTACAAAAGCTGATTGATCAATATCAACCCAAGCTCGTCGTGCTTGCTGGGTTTATGCGTATTCTGACCGACACTTTTGCGCAACATTACGAAGGTAGAATGTTAAATATTCATCCTTCATTACTGCCAAAGTACAAAGGCTTGAATACGCATCAGCGTGCTATTGATGCGAACGAAAAAGAACATGGCGTGTCTGTGCATTTCGTTAGTCCAGAGCTGGATGCGGGAGCCGTAATACTGCAAGCCAGTACCGCCATAACAAAAGAAGACACAGCAGAATCCTTGGCGAATAAAGTTCACGCTTTAGAGCATGTCATCTATCCTCTGGCCATTAAATGGTTCAGTGAAGATAGGTTAACATTCCATCACGGCAAGGCGTTTTTTGAGCAAAGTGAACTCGCTGAAAGCGGAATTCTTTATAGCAAAGCACTAACTTGA